The genome window TTTTGAAAGCAATGGCATCACAGTTGCTAAAAGAGCCCATTTGGCGTTCCAGGAATGTAACCCCACGCCCATACTCCATCAATGTGGCGCCTACCAGCGCTCGAGCTTCGTGGGTTTGTAGCTTGATTGATGATGCAGGGAAAGATGGTGGAGGCTCCATAAGATCAGCTTCTGTCAATGATTTTtcgaaaagttttctttccGGGCTTATCAGAAACCCAACAGTTGCAGGACTAATTGTGCAGTAATGCACAGACTTGATGCCTATATCCAGCTTATGCAACAACTCGGGCAGCCAATGTGTGAAGTCGAAGAAAACAAAGTTGGGCCTGAGCTCACAAAGTGCTTGTTCAATGGCAGGGCGTGTGAGGTCGATGGCGGTCACGAGGAGAGAGTGCAAGGGGAAAGGAACGTCGGCTGTGGTTTCGGTGCCAGGAGGAAGGCCGTCGACATGTGGGACGTCGATTGGGATGAAGGAAATGCGATGAGAGTGGAGATTAAAAGCCTCCAACTTTTGTTGTACTTTGGATGGTGAAAAGAAGGAGATTCTGTGGCCTCTTTGGGCAAGTTTGTTGGAGATGTGCAGAAATGAGGTCAGGTGCCCCATGGCAAACCAAGGGTACATGGCAATGTGAAGGGTTTGGTCAGTCATATTTGCAGCAAGTAAATTAGCTGAAATCGAGGAAATCAAATGTTCCTAGAACAGATTGGAAATAATGAGTTTTGTCAAACACAAATCAGGAGCCCTGCTGTTGTAACCaaagtttaaaaataaaatgttcctagagagagagagagagagagagagagagagagagagatgaagatgAATAACGTCAAGCTTGGAAATGAGTCTTGCATGCCTAACAACAAATCACGAACTTCTTGCAGAAATTAACTAAACTGGTGGGTGGACTAGATACTTTGTATTCGATCACAACAAATATGAGGAAGACGTGGTCGTTTTTGGGCGATCcagctttcttttcttttgtttttctagtGGGTGGATTAAATGGTGAATTGTTGGTGATgcacatatatatgtttgcTCCCTAGCTTTGGCTGTTGCATACTATTAGTTTCATAGTAAATCTGTGTGCTTTCATTCAAAATTCCCTCTTgttcgggaaaaaaaaaaattcgacaTTTATTGTGTTAATTAAATAGTAGAAAATCTCAGATATGTTATGCATGTGAGGCCGTTATTACAATTGTACTCTTACCTAtcaactttcttttatttaataaagtGGTTCAAAATGAACTCTTTCTTTAATAATAGTGTTAGATAAGATTGAGAGTTGAtacctcttttctttctttcttttttcttctagcTAAACGTATAATGGTTTTGGCAAggcaaaaattgcaaaaatttgggatttttaaCCGTTTTGCCTCTGAATTATAAGGCATTTCGAACTTACTCCCTGAATTATTTCGTCTGCCAATTTAGTCCTTCTATTCGTTTAAAATAGTCTATATGGGACATGTCGTTAGATTTCTGGATATTTCATCCATGTTTCCGTCTAAATGGACACGTGAGGGGCATGCGATTCGAAAGTAATGTCACATCCCGAGATCGGCTCCGCCGAAGCACGATATtatccgctttgggccccactctctgccctcacgattttgtttttgggaactcacgagcaacttctcagtaggtcacccatcttgggattgctctagccctaACTCGCTTAatttcggagttcccatgactctgaaaccagtgagctcccaaaaggtcTCGTGCTAGATGAAGGCGGGCATGTACAAATAAGGGACATCACCCCCTCtacgttggtcgatgtgggatgttacaatccaccccctttAGGGGCCCGAAGTCCTCATCGACACACTcacaccacacggcagagtggctctgttactaaattgtcacatcccgagattggctccgccgtagcacgatattgtctgctttgagcccccctctctgccctcacagttttgtttctaggaactcacgagcaacttctcaGTGGGTCACCATTCTTGGGATTGCTTTAGCCCAAACTTGCTTAACTTCGGAATTCCCATGACTCTGAaaccagtgagctcccaaaaaacctcgtgctagatggagatgggcatatacatataaagCACATCACCCCATATTCGTTAGTCAATATGGGATGTTACAGGTAATGTGGATAAAATCCTCATAAAACTAACAATAGGCCCCATATTGGCTATTTTAAACAAACACAATAAATAAATCGATAGACGAAATAATTCAGAAGGGTAAATTCGAATTGCCTTATAATTTATGGAGCAAAACCGCATTTtacccttctttttttgggcGTTACAACTTCTTGTACACTTCAAATTTTGCGGGTGGATTGCAAAGTGGTGGACCAGATGGATTTAACTTTTATGGAATTGGGTCCTTGTTAGTCAGCCCATAATAATAATGGGCTACAAATTGAGTTCCAAATAATTGGGTCCTTGTTTACTCGgtcttttaaaatttaaagggGTATTACAGTCAATTGATCACTAGACCCATAGCATAGGAGAGTCAATAAAACCGAAGCCTTCACAAAAAAGGATTTCCCTCCACAACACGGCTCTCACAACTTCTTTGATCTTTCCCGGGACGACTAGGGTTTTTAGAAATCGCAGTGAAATATAATCGAATCCTAGTGCCCACATATAATCAACCAAGATTTTTGGATTGTTTTATATAATCGAAAACTGATTCTCAATTTGATCGcctttgaacccaaatttgcAGCTTCtgcttcatcttcttttttgtattCAAAAGATGGGAAGGGGAAAGTTCAAGGGCAAGCCCAACGGTCAACGCCAGTTCTCCACTCCCGAAGATCTTCGTAAGCCAAAcaattcttaattttctctctttcttatttacagatttttttgtttggtttcaaAACTAGTTAGttgaattattttgttttccctcccACTTTCTGGTGTTTCTCGGTAACCAAACAGAGGATTAAGGCCTGCTGGCTCGTTAGATATTGTGTGATTGGGGTGTGTTTTGCAGCTACTAATCGAAAAATtctattgttgttgtttgatCAATTTGTTTCAGGTTCTATTTTATGAGTGATTGCATTGATTCGAATGTTCATTGTTGGTTTGTTTGATATTGCAATTAGGAGATCATGCAAACGAATTTACATTGTTATTATTGGTTAAAatagggaagaaaaaaaaaagatgttgTGAAGTTTTGGGAGATTGAATATTTTGGCTATGTGTTCTATGTAACTGCAAGTTAAAATTATGCTATATTGGCTGAATAAcccataaaataattatagttTATTGGTCCCgtaaataagaaattaaaacaatttCAGGCGTGGTGTTTCACTATTGGTTGTCGATATTGAGTTATTGACTCGCTTTAAATGAGATTTCAGTTAATAGTGTTATGAGCAAAAAGATACCAATAGAACTTGTAAAAGGTGAGCAAATTTGATTCCCATCTTCCTTTTACTATTGCGATGGAAGGGAAGGTGGCATGATGTGAGATAAAGAAGTATGGGCAAGACATCGATCTCTTATGGCCTACTACATGTTGTCAAAAGCTCTCTGTGTGAGTTAGAGAGATGGAGGGAGAATGAGTGTTTGTTAGTAGTGCCTATAAATTTGTAGTAGGAATTTCTGTTTAGATTGGTATAGTTCTCATGTGCGTTCTAATATACATTTGCAGTTGCTGGTACCTCTACTCGTCCTCGCACTTTTTCAAAGGTATGTCTggctgcctctctctcacaaatTATATGGTGATACAAAATTATCGATTTTTCGGAGTAAGCAagttattttgtttgtttctatcAGAAAGAAGCTGAACATGAtgaagttgaagaagaaattttaGAAAGTTCAGAAGAGGAGTCTGGAGATGAATCGGAAGGACAAGATGAAGTGAGTAAACATATACTGCTATATATGTAGaaggttttttcttcttgttgttttatactttttaaatgtgTAAGTAATAATGTGAAATCACTTGTCATGTTGTCCAATAATttgcagaagaagaagggaaTTCAAGGTATTATTGAGATTGAAAATCCTAATTTGGTAAAGCCAAAGACCTTGAAAGTTAAAGACATTGATGTAAGTTTTGCAAATTTCTTTGAACTTAGTTCTGATAGTGAATTTTATGACGAAGTAATATttgtcttatttatttatgtattttttacaGATTGGAAAAACAACTGAACTCTCAAGGCGTGAAAGGTTTGTTGGGTGAAACTTGAGTTGTATGAATATCTTTTTGATCTTAATCAGTTTTATACATCCTCAATTTttgtgcttttgttttcagaGAAGAGATAGAGAAACAGAGAGCCCGTGAGAGATATATGAGGTTGCAAGAACAAGGAAAAACTGAGGAAGCAAGGAAAGATTTAGGTAAGTGTCATTGATTAGTGTTAGTCAGGACACTGATGTTAGCTGACTGATGTGTCACGTAAGGATTGGCTTGCCTTGTAATATCTGTCATGAAGTTAGAATCTCTGTGTAACATTCGTAATTTTTGTTACCTGGCCTATATTTTGTTTCACATAATTAATGGCTAATGCTCAAAACTCTTGTTAGCTGAGTTCTTTAGAGCAAAAACAATAGCTGAGTTCTTTAtagtttcaaaaaatttcttgatCTCCTCTTCTTGTTTATGCAGAGCGTTTAGCCCTTATAAGAGAACAAAGGGCCGAAGCTGctaaaaagagagaagaagaaagagctGGTAATGTTCTGAGTCTGAGACCACCACTAATTTCTtgttcctttttccttttctagaTTTACATGATTTGTAATTCTTTACTCAAATTATTTCAGCCAAAGAACAGAAGAAGGTGGCAGCCCGCAAATGATCTGTTTGAAACCAAACAAGTTATCCTGCCGATAGTACCAGAACTATTGTGGTCTCTACACTTTAAAGTATTAGTTTAATCAATTATTGAACACCAGTATTCCAAATTGGTGATTGAGAAAACAATAAACTTTTTCCCATTTTGTTATTTGCTATagaaatttaccatattattatGTATTCAAAACCATTTAGACTTTTAAACTTGTTAGAATCTTTTATAATCTTTACTGTATAAAAGAGGTTTCATTTATGCTAGAACATGGACTGAGCAATTTACCAATTAGAATGCCTAAGTGAGATTGAAATTATGCTGTTTTATATTTGGATAACAGTATATATTTtggtaaattttcttttatgaatcaaatgaaaacttaaacaaaaagtgaaaaatgtgGTTTAGGTCGGTTGATAGAGGGAGTGTGTTTCTCGCATTGCACCTCATTTCAAACTCCCTCTTCATAATAAGACTAGtttatcaaaaagaaaaatgcaaaacacTGTGGAGGGCCATATGTCAAAACACTGTGAGAGAGCCATATCCCATATGTCTCCTTTAAGACAGGTGGTAGACGAAGGAAATATATACAGCATAACAACATACAGTTCGGCAAAACCAGAAGCACAAAAGAAACTGAGGCACCGAGAGAGAGCTTAAGACGCAGACATGGCTGAACCCAATACACCTCAAAATgttcctcctccttcttcttcttcttcagctaAA of Prunus dulcis chromosome 4, ALMONDv2, whole genome shotgun sequence contains these proteins:
- the LOC117623972 gene encoding 28 kDa heat- and acid-stable phosphoprotein-like produces the protein MGRGKFKGKPNGQRQFSTPEDLLAGTSTRPRTFSKKEAEHDEVEEEILESSEEESGDESEGQDEKKKGIQGIIEIENPNLVKPKTLKVKDIDIGKTTELSRREREEIEKQRARERYMRLQEQGKTEEARKDLERLALIREQRAEAAKKREEERAAKEQKKVAARK